The Anopheles coluzzii chromosome 2, AcolN3, whole genome shotgun sequence genome window below encodes:
- the LOC120949098 gene encoding FACT complex subunit spt16 isoform X1 → MSNIALDKDCFFRRIKRLYANWKDPEFNHDDSLAKVDCIMTAVGVDEETFYSKSTSLQTWLFGYELTDTISLFCDNAILFLTSKKKIEFLKQIEKDSEEGLPPIRLLVRDKNDKDKANYEKLYEAMKASKAGKTVGVFTKDNFPGEFCENWRAFLKDKHLTNVDISVPMGYIMCPKEDSELITIKKACLVTIDVFNKYLKDHIMEIIDADKKVKHVKLTEGVEAALTDKKYVTGVDTNQLDMCYPAIIQSGGNYSLKFSAFSDKNYLHFGSIICALGARYKSYCSNIVRTLLVNPTDTIQKHYNFLLNLEEELLKNLTPGKRLSEVYDLGLEYAKKEEPKLVDKLTKTFGFATGLEFRENSMTIGPKCAAVLKKGMVFSLNVGLAGLENAEASDKESKVYALFIGDTVLVTDESPAAVLTQSKKKIKNIGIFLKDDDDEDEEEEEKDTEQTSEILGRSGKRSTVLESKLRNEQSSEEKRKQHQKELAIALNEKAKERLAKQAGGKEAEKVRKSTVSYKSVNQMPREAEVKELKLYVDRKYETVIMPIFGVPVPFHISTIKNISQSVEGDYTYLRINFFHPGATMGRNESGMYPNPDATFVKEVTYRSTNTKEPGEIAAPSSNLNTAFRLIKEVQKRFKTREAEEREKEDLVKQDTLVMSQNKGNPKLKDLYIRPNIVSKRMTGSLEAHVNGFRYTSVRGDKVDILYNNIKSAFFQPCDGEMIILLHFHLKHAIMFGKKKHLDVQFYTEVGEITTDLGKHQHMHDRDDLAAEQAERELRHKLKTAFKSFCEKVEMMTKQQIEFDTPFRELGFPGAPFRSTVLLQPTSGSLVNLTEWPPFVITLEDVELVHFERVQFHLRNFDMIFVFKNYQQKIAMVNAIPMNMLDHVKEWLNSCDIRYSEGIQSLNWAKIMKTITDDPEGFFDSGGWTFLDPESEGEAEANSETEDEEDDAYEPTDDDDEEESDSEDYSEASEDDDSGSEEDLGSDEESGKDWSDLEREAAEEDRNREKDDYDDRNSSKKRSHHRRDRGVASSKKQHEHKRSSSKHSSSRDKNHKDKHNDKHRSSGSSSKHNSSSSHKRSRDDSRDSSHHHKSKKSRK, encoded by the exons ATGTCGAACATTGCGCTGGACAAAGACTGCTTCTTCCGGCGGATAAAGCGGCTGTACGCAAACTGGAAG GATCCGGAGTTTAACCATGATGACTCGCTGGCGAAGGTGGACTGCATCATGACGGCGGTCGGAGTGGATGAGGAAACGTTCTACAGCAAGTCGACGTCGCTGCAAACCTGGCTGTTCGGGTACGAGCTAACCGACACGATCAGCCTGTTCTGCGACAATGCGATCCTGTTCCTTACCAGCAAGAAGAAGATTGAGTTTCTCAAACAGATCGAAAAGGATTCCGAGGAGGGTCTGCCGCCGATTCGTTTGCTCGTGCGGGACAAG AATGACAAAGATAAAGCGAACTACGAGAAGTTGTACGAAGCGATGAAGGCATCGAAAGCCGGCAAAACGGTCGGTGTGTTCACGAAGGACAACTTCCCGGGCGAGTTCTGCGAGAACTGGCGCGCATTCCTGAAGGATAAACACCTCACGAACGTTGACATCAGCGTTCCGATGGGGTACATCATGTGCCCGAAGGAAGACTCGGAGCTGATCACGATCAAGAAGGCGTGTCTCGTGACGATTGACGTGTTCAACAAGTATCTGAAGGATCACATTATGGAAATCATCGATGCGGACAAG AAAGTGAAGCACGTCAAACTGACGGAAGGGGTGGAAGCGGCCCTGACCGATAAGAAGTACGTTACCGGCGTGGACACGAACCAGCTCGACATGTGCTATCCGGCCATCATACAGTCGGGCGGCAACTACAGCCTCAAGTTCAGTGCGTTCAGTGACAAAAACTATCTGCACTTCGGTTCGATCATCTGTGCACTGGGGGCGCGCTACAAGTCGTACTGCTCGAACATCGTGCGCACGTTGCTGGTCAACCCGACCGACACCATCCAGAAGCACTACAACTTTCTGCTCAATCTGGAGGAGGAGCTGCTGAAAAACCTCACCCCCGGCAAGCGCCTGTCGGAGGTGTACGACCTCGGGCTCGAGTACGCGAAAAAGGAGGAACCGAAGCTGGTGGACAAGCTGACGAAAACGTTCGGCTTCGCGACGGGGCTCGAGTTTCGCGAAAACTCCATGACGATCGGACCGAAGTGTGCGGCGGTGCTGAAGAAGGGCATGGTGTTCAGCTTGAACGTGGGACTGGCGGGGCTGGAAAACGCGGAAGCGTCCGATAAGGAGTCGAAGGTGTACGCCCTGTTCATCGGCGACACGGTGCTGGTGACGGACGAATCGCCGGCCGCCGTGCTGACGCAgtcgaagaagaagatcaaGAACATCGGCATCTTCCTGaaggacgatgacgacgaggacgaggaggaggaggagaaggacaCGGAGCAGACGTCGGAAATATTGGGCCGCAGCGGCAAGCGGTCGACCGTGCTGGAGAGCAAGCTGCGCAACGAGCAAAGCTCGGAGGAGAAGCGCAAGCAGCACCAGAAGGAGCTGGCCATTGCGCTGAACGAGAAGGCGAAGGAGCGGCTGGCCAAGCAGGCCGGCGGGAAGGAGGCGGAAAAGGTGCGCAAATCGACCGTTTCGTACAAGAGCGTCAATCAGATGCCGCGCGAGGCGGAGGTCAAGGAGCTGAAGCTGTACGTGGATCGCAAGTACGAAACGGTCATCATGCCGATCTTTGGCGTGCCGGTCCCGTTCCACATCTCCACCATCAAGAACATCTCCCAGTCGGTGGAGGGCGATTACACCTATCTGCGTATTAACTTCTTCCACCCGGGCGCCACGATGGGCCGGAACGAGTCGGGCATGTATCCGAATCCGGACGCGACGTTCGTGAAGGAGGTTACGTACCGCTCGACCAACACGAAGGAGCCGGGCGAGATAGCGGCCCCCTCGTCCAACCTGAACACGGCATTCCGGCTGATCAAGGAGGTGCAGAAGCGGTTCAAAACGCGCGAAGCGGAGGAGCGCGAAAAGGAGGATCTGGTGAAGCAGGACACGCTGGTGATGTCGCAGAACAAAGGCAACCCGAAGCTGAAGGATCTGTACATACGGCCGAACATCGTGAGCAAGCGCATGACCGGTTCGCTGGAGGCGCACGTGAACGGCTTCCGGTACACGTCGGTGCGCGGCGACAAGGTGGATATCCTGTACAACAACATCAAGAGCGCCTTCTTCCAGCCGTGCGACGGCGAGATGATCATACTGCTGCACTTCCACCTGAAGCACGCGATCATGTTCGGCAAGAAGAAGCACCTGGACGTGCAGTTCTACACGGAGGTGGGTGAAATTACGACCGATCTCGGCAAGCACCAGCACATGCACGACCGGGACGATCTGGCGGCCGAGCAGGCGGAGCGCGAGCTGCGCCACAAGCTGAAGACGGCGTTCAAGAGCTTCTGCGAGAAGGTGGAAATGATGACGAAGCAGCAGATCGAGTTCGACACACCGTTCCGGGAGCTGGGCTTCCCGGGCGCACCGTTCCGCAGCACAGTATTACTGCAGCCGACGTCCGGCAGCCTGGTGAATCTGACCGAATGGCCGCCGTTCGTCATTACGCTGGAGGACGTGGAGCTGGTGCACTTTGAGCGCGTTCAGTTCCATCTGCGCAACTTCGATATGATATTTGTGTTTAAAAACTACCAGCAAAAGATTGCGATGGTCAATGCGATACCGATGAACATGCTCGATCACGTGAAGGAGTGGTTAAA TTCGTGCGATATTCGCTACTCGGAGGGCATACAGTCGCTGAATTGGGCCAAAATTATGAAAACCATCACGGACGATCCGGAGGGCTTCTTCGACAGTGGCGGCTGGACGTTCCTCGATCCGGAATCGGAGGGAGAGGCCGAGGCAAACAGCGAAACGGAGGACGAAGAGGATGATGCGTACGAACCgacggatgatgatgatgaggaggaATCCGACTCGGAAGACTATTCCGAAGCTTCCGAGGATGATGATAGTGGAAGTGAAGAAG ATCTCGGATCGGATGAAGAGTCCGGTAAGGATTGGTCCGATCTGGAACGGGAAGCAGCGGAAGAGGATCGAAATCGCGAAAAGGATGATTACGATGATCGCAATTCGTCCAAAAAACGTTCCCATCATAG GCGGGACCGTGGGGTAGCTTCATCGAAGAAACAACATGAGCATAAACGCAG CTCCTCCAAGCATAGCAGCAGTCGGGACAAGAATCACAAGGACAAACACAACGACAAGCAtcgcagcagtggcagcagcagcaagcacaacagcagcagcagccacaagCGCTCGAGGGATGACAGTCGCGACAGCAGCCACCATCACAAGAGCAAGAAATCGCGAAAATAA
- the LOC120949098 gene encoding FACT complex subunit spt16 isoform X2, translating into MSNIALDKDCFFRRIKRLYANWKDPEFNHDDSLAKVDCIMTAVGVDEETFYSKSTSLQTWLFGYELTDTISLFCDNAILFLTSKKKIEFLKQIEKDSEEGLPPIRLLVRDKNDKDKANYEKLYEAMKASKAGKTVGVFTKDNFPGEFCENWRAFLKDKHLTNVDISVPMGYIMCPKEDSELITIKKACLVTIDVFNKYLKDHIMEIIDADKKVKHVKLTEGVEAALTDKKYVTGVDTNQLDMCYPAIIQSGGNYSLKFSAFSDKNYLHFGSIICALGARYKSYCSNIVRTLLVNPTDTIQKHYNFLLNLEEELLKNLTPGKRLSEVYDLGLEYAKKEEPKLVDKLTKTFGFATGLEFRENSMTIGPKCAAVLKKGMVFSLNVGLAGLENAEASDKESKVYALFIGDTVLVTDESPAAVLTQSKKKIKNIGIFLKDDDDEDEEEEEKDTEQTSEILGRSGKRSTVLESKLRNEQSSEEKRKQHQKELAIALNEKAKERLAKQAGGKEAEKVRKSTVSYKSVNQMPREAEVKELKLYVDRKYETVIMPIFGVPVPFHISTIKNISQSVEGDYTYLRINFFHPGATMGRNESGMYPNPDATFVKEVTYRSTNTKEPGEIAAPSSNLNTAFRLIKEVQKRFKTREAEEREKEDLVKQDTLVMSQNKGNPKLKDLYIRPNIVSKRMTGSLEAHVNGFRYTSVRGDKVDILYNNIKSAFFQPCDGEMIILLHFHLKHAIMFGKKKHLDVQFYTEVGEITTDLGKHQHMHDRDDLAAEQAERELRHKLKTAFKSFCEKVEMMTKQQIEFDTPFRELGFPGAPFRSTVLLQPTSGSLVNLTEWPPFVITLEDVELVHFERVQFHLRNFDMIFVFKNYQQKIAMVNAIPMNMLDHVKEWLNSCDIRYSEGIQSLNWAKIMKTITDDPEGFFDSGGWTFLDPESEGEAEANSETEDEEDDAYEPTDDDDEEESDSEDYSEASEDDDSGSEEDLGSDEESGKDWSDLEREAAEEDRNREKDDYDDRNSSKKRSHHSSSKHSSSRDKNHKDKHNDKHRSSGSSSKHNSSSSHKRSRDDSRDSSHHHKSKKSRK; encoded by the exons ATGTCGAACATTGCGCTGGACAAAGACTGCTTCTTCCGGCGGATAAAGCGGCTGTACGCAAACTGGAAG GATCCGGAGTTTAACCATGATGACTCGCTGGCGAAGGTGGACTGCATCATGACGGCGGTCGGAGTGGATGAGGAAACGTTCTACAGCAAGTCGACGTCGCTGCAAACCTGGCTGTTCGGGTACGAGCTAACCGACACGATCAGCCTGTTCTGCGACAATGCGATCCTGTTCCTTACCAGCAAGAAGAAGATTGAGTTTCTCAAACAGATCGAAAAGGATTCCGAGGAGGGTCTGCCGCCGATTCGTTTGCTCGTGCGGGACAAG AATGACAAAGATAAAGCGAACTACGAGAAGTTGTACGAAGCGATGAAGGCATCGAAAGCCGGCAAAACGGTCGGTGTGTTCACGAAGGACAACTTCCCGGGCGAGTTCTGCGAGAACTGGCGCGCATTCCTGAAGGATAAACACCTCACGAACGTTGACATCAGCGTTCCGATGGGGTACATCATGTGCCCGAAGGAAGACTCGGAGCTGATCACGATCAAGAAGGCGTGTCTCGTGACGATTGACGTGTTCAACAAGTATCTGAAGGATCACATTATGGAAATCATCGATGCGGACAAG AAAGTGAAGCACGTCAAACTGACGGAAGGGGTGGAAGCGGCCCTGACCGATAAGAAGTACGTTACCGGCGTGGACACGAACCAGCTCGACATGTGCTATCCGGCCATCATACAGTCGGGCGGCAACTACAGCCTCAAGTTCAGTGCGTTCAGTGACAAAAACTATCTGCACTTCGGTTCGATCATCTGTGCACTGGGGGCGCGCTACAAGTCGTACTGCTCGAACATCGTGCGCACGTTGCTGGTCAACCCGACCGACACCATCCAGAAGCACTACAACTTTCTGCTCAATCTGGAGGAGGAGCTGCTGAAAAACCTCACCCCCGGCAAGCGCCTGTCGGAGGTGTACGACCTCGGGCTCGAGTACGCGAAAAAGGAGGAACCGAAGCTGGTGGACAAGCTGACGAAAACGTTCGGCTTCGCGACGGGGCTCGAGTTTCGCGAAAACTCCATGACGATCGGACCGAAGTGTGCGGCGGTGCTGAAGAAGGGCATGGTGTTCAGCTTGAACGTGGGACTGGCGGGGCTGGAAAACGCGGAAGCGTCCGATAAGGAGTCGAAGGTGTACGCCCTGTTCATCGGCGACACGGTGCTGGTGACGGACGAATCGCCGGCCGCCGTGCTGACGCAgtcgaagaagaagatcaaGAACATCGGCATCTTCCTGaaggacgatgacgacgaggacgaggaggaggaggagaaggacaCGGAGCAGACGTCGGAAATATTGGGCCGCAGCGGCAAGCGGTCGACCGTGCTGGAGAGCAAGCTGCGCAACGAGCAAAGCTCGGAGGAGAAGCGCAAGCAGCACCAGAAGGAGCTGGCCATTGCGCTGAACGAGAAGGCGAAGGAGCGGCTGGCCAAGCAGGCCGGCGGGAAGGAGGCGGAAAAGGTGCGCAAATCGACCGTTTCGTACAAGAGCGTCAATCAGATGCCGCGCGAGGCGGAGGTCAAGGAGCTGAAGCTGTACGTGGATCGCAAGTACGAAACGGTCATCATGCCGATCTTTGGCGTGCCGGTCCCGTTCCACATCTCCACCATCAAGAACATCTCCCAGTCGGTGGAGGGCGATTACACCTATCTGCGTATTAACTTCTTCCACCCGGGCGCCACGATGGGCCGGAACGAGTCGGGCATGTATCCGAATCCGGACGCGACGTTCGTGAAGGAGGTTACGTACCGCTCGACCAACACGAAGGAGCCGGGCGAGATAGCGGCCCCCTCGTCCAACCTGAACACGGCATTCCGGCTGATCAAGGAGGTGCAGAAGCGGTTCAAAACGCGCGAAGCGGAGGAGCGCGAAAAGGAGGATCTGGTGAAGCAGGACACGCTGGTGATGTCGCAGAACAAAGGCAACCCGAAGCTGAAGGATCTGTACATACGGCCGAACATCGTGAGCAAGCGCATGACCGGTTCGCTGGAGGCGCACGTGAACGGCTTCCGGTACACGTCGGTGCGCGGCGACAAGGTGGATATCCTGTACAACAACATCAAGAGCGCCTTCTTCCAGCCGTGCGACGGCGAGATGATCATACTGCTGCACTTCCACCTGAAGCACGCGATCATGTTCGGCAAGAAGAAGCACCTGGACGTGCAGTTCTACACGGAGGTGGGTGAAATTACGACCGATCTCGGCAAGCACCAGCACATGCACGACCGGGACGATCTGGCGGCCGAGCAGGCGGAGCGCGAGCTGCGCCACAAGCTGAAGACGGCGTTCAAGAGCTTCTGCGAGAAGGTGGAAATGATGACGAAGCAGCAGATCGAGTTCGACACACCGTTCCGGGAGCTGGGCTTCCCGGGCGCACCGTTCCGCAGCACAGTATTACTGCAGCCGACGTCCGGCAGCCTGGTGAATCTGACCGAATGGCCGCCGTTCGTCATTACGCTGGAGGACGTGGAGCTGGTGCACTTTGAGCGCGTTCAGTTCCATCTGCGCAACTTCGATATGATATTTGTGTTTAAAAACTACCAGCAAAAGATTGCGATGGTCAATGCGATACCGATGAACATGCTCGATCACGTGAAGGAGTGGTTAAA TTCGTGCGATATTCGCTACTCGGAGGGCATACAGTCGCTGAATTGGGCCAAAATTATGAAAACCATCACGGACGATCCGGAGGGCTTCTTCGACAGTGGCGGCTGGACGTTCCTCGATCCGGAATCGGAGGGAGAGGCCGAGGCAAACAGCGAAACGGAGGACGAAGAGGATGATGCGTACGAACCgacggatgatgatgatgaggaggaATCCGACTCGGAAGACTATTCCGAAGCTTCCGAGGATGATGATAGTGGAAGTGAAGAAG ATCTCGGATCGGATGAAGAGTCCGGTAAGGATTGGTCCGATCTGGAACGGGAAGCAGCGGAAGAGGATCGAAATCGCGAAAAGGATGATTACGATGATCGCAATTCGTCCAAAAAACGTTCCCATCATAG CTCCTCCAAGCATAGCAGCAGTCGGGACAAGAATCACAAGGACAAACACAACGACAAGCAtcgcagcagtggcagcagcagcaagcacaacagcagcagcagccacaagCGCTCGAGGGATGACAGTCGCGACAGCAGCCACCATCACAAGAGCAAGAAATCGCGAAAATAA
- the LOC120950558 gene encoding ribonucleoside-diphosphate reductase subunit M2 B isoform X1: MVLEKENFAENMETIIKNTRKVLTESGANATPTKTPVPMEEEDKKVAAGDADAAVDPKELAKNELSEVHKHESAPFDPSIEPLLRDNPRRFVIFPIQYPDIWQMYKKAEASFWTVEEVDLSKDMKDWETLKPSERHFISHVLAFFAASDGIVNENLVERFSQEVQVTEARCFYGFQIAMENVHSEMYSLLIDTYIRDSKEREFLFNAIETLPCVKRKADWALNWISSKKANFGERVVAFAAVEGIFFSGSFAAIFWLKKRGLMPGLTFSNELISRDEGLHCDFACLMFKYLVQKPSKERVTEIIRDAVLIEQEFLTKALPVDMLGMNCDLMSQYIEFVADRLLLELGCEKIYHTKNPFSFMEFISLEGKTNFFEKKVGEYQKWGVMANRLDNVFTLDADF, translated from the exons ATGGTtttggaaaaggaaaactttGCTGAAAACATGGAAACCATCATCAAG AACACTCGCAAAGTACTGACGGAAAGTGGAGCTAACGCTACACCGACCAAGACGCCCGTCCcgatggaggaggaggacaaGAAAGTGGCTGCAGGCGACGCTGATGCCGCAGTCGATCCGAAGGAGCTGGCCAAGAATGAACTGTCCGAGGTGCACAAGCATGAATCGGCACCGTTCGATCCGTCGATCGAACCGCTGCTGAGAGACAACCCCCGGCGGTTCGTGATCTTCCCCATCCAGTATCCCGACATTTGGCAAATGTACAAGAAG GCGGAAGCTTCCTTCTGGACGGTGGAAGAGGTTGATCTGTCCAAGGACATGAAGGACTGGGAGACGCTGAAACCAAGCGAACGTCACTTCATCTCCCACGTGCTGGCCTTCTTTGCTGCGTCCGACGGTATCGTGAACGAGAATCTGGTGGAACGCTTCAGCCAGGAGGTGCAGGTTACGGAAGCGCGCTGCTTCTACGGCTTCCAGATTGCGATGGAAAATGTGCACAGCGAGATGTACTCGCTGCTGATCGACACGTACATTCGCGACTCGAAAGAGAG AGAGTTCCTGTTCAATGCCATCGAAACGCTGCCGTGCGTGAAGCGGAAGGCGGACTGGGCGCTGAACTGGATCTCGAGCAAGAAGGCCAACTTTGGCGAGCGGGTCGTGGCATTCGCTGCGGTTGAGGGTATCTTCTTCAGCGGTAGCTTCGCCGCGATCTTCTGGCTGAAGAAGCGTGGCCTGATGCCGGGACTCACCTTCTCGAACGAGCTGATCTCGCGCGACGAAGGGCTGCACTGCGACTTTGCCTGCCTGATGTTCAAGTATCTGGTGCAGAAGCCGTCGAAGGAGCGCGTGACGGAGATCATCCGCGATGCGGTCCTGATCGAGCAGGAGTTCCTGACGAAGGCACTGCCGGTGGATATGCTGGGCATGAACTGTGATCTGATGTCGCAGTACATTGAGTTTGTGGCCGATCGTTTGCTGCTCGAGCTGGGCTGCGAGAAG ATCTACCACACAAAGAACCCATTCAGCTTCATGGAGTTCATCTCGCTCGAGGGCAAGACGAACTTCTTCGAGAAGAAGGTTGGCGAGTACCAGAAGTGGGGCGTGATGGCCAACCGGCTGGACAACGTGTTTACGCTCGATGCGGATTTCTGA
- the LOC120950558 gene encoding ribonucleoside-diphosphate reductase subunit M2 isoform X2, whose translation MEEEDKKVAAGDADAAVDPKELAKNELSEVHKHESAPFDPSIEPLLRDNPRRFVIFPIQYPDIWQMYKKAEASFWTVEEVDLSKDMKDWETLKPSERHFISHVLAFFAASDGIVNENLVERFSQEVQVTEARCFYGFQIAMENVHSEMYSLLIDTYIRDSKEREFLFNAIETLPCVKRKADWALNWISSKKANFGERVVAFAAVEGIFFSGSFAAIFWLKKRGLMPGLTFSNELISRDEGLHCDFACLMFKYLVQKPSKERVTEIIRDAVLIEQEFLTKALPVDMLGMNCDLMSQYIEFVADRLLLELGCEKIYHTKNPFSFMEFISLEGKTNFFEKKVGEYQKWGVMANRLDNVFTLDADF comes from the exons atggaggaggaggacaaGAAAGTGGCTGCAGGCGACGCTGATGCCGCAGTCGATCCGAAGGAGCTGGCCAAGAATGAACTGTCCGAGGTGCACAAGCATGAATCGGCACCGTTCGATCCGTCGATCGAACCGCTGCTGAGAGACAACCCCCGGCGGTTCGTGATCTTCCCCATCCAGTATCCCGACATTTGGCAAATGTACAAGAAG GCGGAAGCTTCCTTCTGGACGGTGGAAGAGGTTGATCTGTCCAAGGACATGAAGGACTGGGAGACGCTGAAACCAAGCGAACGTCACTTCATCTCCCACGTGCTGGCCTTCTTTGCTGCGTCCGACGGTATCGTGAACGAGAATCTGGTGGAACGCTTCAGCCAGGAGGTGCAGGTTACGGAAGCGCGCTGCTTCTACGGCTTCCAGATTGCGATGGAAAATGTGCACAGCGAGATGTACTCGCTGCTGATCGACACGTACATTCGCGACTCGAAAGAGAG AGAGTTCCTGTTCAATGCCATCGAAACGCTGCCGTGCGTGAAGCGGAAGGCGGACTGGGCGCTGAACTGGATCTCGAGCAAGAAGGCCAACTTTGGCGAGCGGGTCGTGGCATTCGCTGCGGTTGAGGGTATCTTCTTCAGCGGTAGCTTCGCCGCGATCTTCTGGCTGAAGAAGCGTGGCCTGATGCCGGGACTCACCTTCTCGAACGAGCTGATCTCGCGCGACGAAGGGCTGCACTGCGACTTTGCCTGCCTGATGTTCAAGTATCTGGTGCAGAAGCCGTCGAAGGAGCGCGTGACGGAGATCATCCGCGATGCGGTCCTGATCGAGCAGGAGTTCCTGACGAAGGCACTGCCGGTGGATATGCTGGGCATGAACTGTGATCTGATGTCGCAGTACATTGAGTTTGTGGCCGATCGTTTGCTGCTCGAGCTGGGCTGCGAGAAG ATCTACCACACAAAGAACCCATTCAGCTTCATGGAGTTCATCTCGCTCGAGGGCAAGACGAACTTCTTCGAGAAGAAGGTTGGCGAGTACCAGAAGTGGGGCGTGATGGCCAACCGGCTGGACAACGTGTTTACGCTCGATGCGGATTTCTGA